A region of the Anastrepha obliqua isolate idAnaObli1 unplaced genomic scaffold, idAnaObli1_1.0 ptg000012l, whole genome shotgun sequence genome:
AGCTTCCCAAAGTCCACCAAAATGAGGAGATCTTGGCGGTATAAACTTCCATTCGATTCCATCTTCGACACAATGTTTGGCCACTTCACGTTGATGTTCACTACTCAGAAATAATCGCCTTAGTTCCAGCAGCTCGTTTTTGGCTCCAACAAAGTTTGTTGCGTTATCCGTCCAAATTGTTTTAGGTTTACCTCGTGTGCTGATGAATCTTTGCAACGCAGCTAGAAACGCGGGTGTCGACAAATCCTTGACGAGTTCAAGATGAACTGCCTTCGTGGCAAAGCATATGAACAAGGCGATGTAGCACTTCAGTGGTTGCCTGTTCCGAATTTCCGACTGATAATAGAACGGGCCACAAAAATCTATTCCTGTAGTAAAAAATGATCTGGCCGCTTTTACTCGTTCCCCCGGTAAATCTGCCATGATTTGTTCCATCAATTTTGGTTTCGCACGAAAACAAATGATGCATTTGTTGATAACCTGTGCCACCGTTTTCCGACCACCTATTGGCCAATATTGTAAACGAATCGTTGCAAGCAATGCCTGAGGACCTACATGTAgatattttaaatggaaataacTAATCATAGATGTTGTAAGAGGATGATGTTTTGGCATTATAATAGGATGTCGCGAATCAAAATCTAAGTTTGTGTTCTTGAGACGGCCACCAACTCTCAGAAGCCCAACCGGGTCCAGAAAAGGTGATAAAGAAAACAATGCACTTTTAGAGGAAAttgtttcttttctttgaaGTGACGTATACTCAGCTGAAAAGTGTACCATTTGTATCATGCGAATTAAGAAGTATGTTCCATTCTGAATGTGACTAGGTGTTAAATGACCTGAGATATCCTTCTTCACAAACTTGTAAACGTAGCCGTAGATGCGTTGCATAGATGCAAAAGAATTTACGTATTTGCAGTTGATTGACATATCAGAAGCAGAGCGCGTAGTTAGCAAAAAGGTTTTGCGTATTTCGGGAAGCTCTTGAGTTCGAACGCAGCATTTAGGCCACTCATTGTGCGGATTAGACAAAAACGGCGGTCCATGTTTCCACAACGAAGAATTTAGTAATTCTGTTGGTGTGGCTCCGCGTGATAATATATCAGCAGGGTTTACAGCTGTTGGGACATAACGCCACTCCATACCATCTGTGAGATTTTGAATATTGTTAATGCGATTAGCTACGAATACGTTGAACCGGGATGAGTCTTCCTTCAACCATGAGAGCACTATACTGGAGTCTGACCAACAATAAAACATACAGCTGAAGATATTAAGTTGAGCGATGGAGTGCACTAACTGAGCAAGCAAATAGGCAGCACACAGCTCGAGCTTTGGCACAGTGAGAGATTTAATCGGAGCAACTCGCGACTTTGAGCAAAGCAGATTTATACATACGCTCTTACCATTGCTAGCACGTATGTAAACACACGTACCATAAGCAGACAAACTGGCGTCACAAAAGGCATGAAGTTCCAACGATGCATTCCTTTTAGCGATGAAGCGGGGAAATGTCAAATGTTTGACATCGTTGAATTGGCTGCATAGGTTCTCCCAACTTGTTTCATGAGACATCGGTAAACTTTCGTCCCAGTCAAGTTTTTCCATCCATAGAcgctgaagaaatatttttgcctTTAATACAAATGGGCCGACTAAGCCGAGCGGATCATACAAACGGGCAATAATGGAAAGTGCAGAGCGTTTCGTTATTTTTGTTGGTTTCTGAAATGGggtaaatgcaaagaaaaataaatcatgATCGGTGTTCCATTGCAACCCTAGTGCCTTTGTTATGTTGCTGCCGTCGTCAAACCTTAGAAGTTTTTCCCTATCAGCTAGAGGAATCTGCGCTATTACAGCTTGATCATTGGAGCACCACTTTCGTATTTTGAAGTTACCCTTTGCAAGCAGCTGCGAAGTTTGTCCCATTATTTCAATTGCCTCCTCAGCAGTATCGGATCCAGTGATCATGTCATCAACATAAAAATCCCGCAGTACTATCTGAGCACCAAGGGGGTAAGATTCGGCTTCATCGTTAGCCAGCTGGTGCATAGCTCTAATAGCTAAGAATGATGCTGGTCGTGTTCCATAAGTGACAGTCTCTAATTTGTAGGTCTTAACATCTTTCATCGGGTTTTCCCTCCAAAGTATGCACTGAAGATAGTCATCTGGTGAGGTGATGCGTACGCAGCGGTACATTTTGCATATGTCACCTGTTAATGCGATGGGCCTTGACCTAAAACGTATTAAAGTTTCTGCAAGTTTTGGTTGAATTGTTGGACCTGCCATAAGAATTTCATTCAGAGAGTAGTTACTTGTTGTAGAAGCTGAACCATCGAATACTACCCGTAATTTCGTTGTTGTGCTATCTTCTTTAAAAACGCAGTGATGAGGAAGATAATATGTTGGTACATTGGGGATAGCATCCACAAGAGTCATGTGCTTTAAATCGAGATATTCTCGCATGAACGCTGAATACTGTAATCTTACGTTGTCGTTTCGCTGCAAGCGTCGTTCTAGAGAGATTAATCGGCGTAAAGCATATTGATATGAGTCACCAAGCATATTTGGACTCAGTTTGACAGGAAGACGGACTGAGTACTCGCCAGTACCCAAACGGCAATGGTTTGTTTGGAAATGTATTTCACAATCTAGTTCTTCTTTTGTTACCTTCGTGGTTCCTTCGAGACAATTTTCTGTTTCCCAAAAACTGCGGACCATTTGATCAAGTGATCCATGTGGTTCGTTGCTTTCGACGAGTTTGGATGACACCGCGCACGAAGAGCTGATGTTGCAGCGTTGTTTACCGCCAGAGACGATCCACCCGAGACGTGTCTTTTGCAAAATGTGTGTTGGTTCCTTAAGACGTATTTGGCCGACACACAGCAAGTCAAAAAATATGCCGGCTCCAATTAAGAGGTCAATCCTACGAGAAGTATTAAATGATGGATCGGCCAATTTTATGTTCTTAGGTATGACCCATTGCGATATGCTGAAAGTGGTGGTTGGTTGCTGCTCAGTAATGGTGGGAATTATTGACGCCGTAATAGTGTTTGTATAATCGCTGTGaatagatttaaaaataatattgattgTGTACTCAACTGTTGTATCTGACTCTCCAATTCCCGAAACTACTACTGGGAACTTCGATTTCTTCAACTGTAGTTGGTTGGATAACCTGCTCGTAGCGAAATTTAGTTGCGAAGCTGAGTCTAAAATAGCACGACAGGGGATAAAACATCCAACACTGTTTTTTACAAACACCATTGCGGTAGCTAGTAGTACGGATTCGTTTAGTTTAATGCTTGAGTGCTCGTTTGATATGCATGGAGGCGCCATGGAAACCAAAGATGCTGCTGATCCTGGTTGAGGAAACTTTTCTGCCAATGAGGCATTTTGGAAGGGTTGCTCTGGAATATCCTTATGTAAAAGGGTGTGATGAGCACCTTTACAACGAAAACAGTGAGTGGATTTGCATAGTTGTACTCGATGTCCAAGCTTAAGACAGTTTAGGCAAAGTTCAGCATTTTTTGCCTCTTTCCAGCGCTCGCTTGGGGAGAGTTTCGCAAATGACGGGCAAGTATAAATGAGGTGATCAAGGTGTTTGCAGAACACACATGACCTTTGCGCAGGCTTCGAGACCACAAAAGACTTGTTGCGATTCACATATTTGCTCACCTGTTTAGTTGGAGTCTTACCGAGCGTAGCAAACGCAACATTCTCCAGAGTTTGACACCTTTTTTCTAGGAACAACGCCATGCCTTCCCAAGTGGGTAGCTCATTGGATGACACTTTTTCCTCCCACAAGTTTTGAGTAGCGGAGTCAAGTTTCTGCATAACGATGTGTATCAGCAAGCTGTCGGCCAATTGTTCTATGCTGCCTAAAGTCTGTAATGCACGAATATGTGACAAAAATTTATCCGTTAACCGCCGGAGATTTGTTGCCACCTTTCCTTCGACACTTTCTAGTCCAAACAACTCACGGATATGTGCCTGAAAAATTAAACGCTTGTTATCAAATCGGTTATTTAGTAATTCAAGAGCTTTATCATAGTTAGATTCGCGAATTTCTAAGGACTTTATGGTGTCCAACGCGGCATCTGCAAGGCATGAGCGGAGATGTTGGAGTTTTTCCACTTTAGTTAATTCAGCTTCTCGGTCAATTATGGTGCGAAACATGGAGAAAAATTGTGGCCAATCTGAGTAGTTGCCTCTAAACGTTGGCAACTTCAGTTCCGGTAAACAAGATTTTGGTTGCTTAAGAACAACCACAGATTGCGAGTCCTGAGGCGAAAAATTGCGTGTGGTTGAATGTAAATGGCTATCTAAGCGGTTGGACTGTAGCTCGCGAGTGATGGCGCCTTTGACTGAAATAAATATGTTCAAGAACTGCTGTCGAGCATCAGAATCTAATTCGTCAGGATCTTCTTCTTCCAGGCGGTTTTGTGTGAGCTCAAAATTACTCCGTATGTTGTCTACCAGTTCCAGTTTTAAAGTGAGATCTACATGATCCAGTGAGCGTAGGGCTTCGGTTGTTGCGAGACGATGTATGGATTCCATTTGCCTAAAAATAGCTTCACTTTTCCTTTTCAGGAACCATCCTGGTCGTGCGGATAGAGAGTCTTCATTCCTTGACATTTTCACAGTGCCTTTGATAGCGATTACAAAAATTCCCAACTGTATGCGGTATACAGTACTAAGTTAGCGGTAGGATGGCGTGAGTATACAGCTGCAAAAGTAAATGCAAGTCCCGTAGGCTAGGTAGCTGACCGTGTATGCAACGGTTATGCAGGTGAATGTACTTAAGCACACGGTACTTAAGATGAGCAACAACGTTTGCttattagtttttagttttttttgtttttgttttgtttgtacgACGTATCAAATGTATGATCACGTCGGGGTCACCAATGTTAAGAGTCGGAAGACTGATTTGTCTTGACTTCGAATTCACTTTATTTCGCTTgtgtattttttctaatggtAATGTACATAAGTTGAGTAGGACCTTATAtagcaaaaatgtatgtacaatatgttaCAGTAAATTAGAAACGAATATAAGTAATAGGCAAAATGATTAAAATGAGAGCGCTTAattggtatgtgtgtatgtatgtaatataagtATGCATTGAGTGTAAATGACTGTAAATGACAACAAAACGAAAGAAATTGCACAGTCAAAGTGCTGGGTTCTATTCATTGCAGCGAAATCttcgattagtaacctacaggcttccccaattgctagtacttccgcttggaagacgctgctggtattagggagacgcacagatttttcaattccaagtctatgagaatatataccagctccaacaccacaatccattttactgccatctgtatagactgtggtatcgaagttgtttagagagaatcccttattccattcttttttagatggaaagagtgtggcaaaattcctattgaacgttaccatcgggacgatgtagtcagtcctcaccgaggttaactgaatttgtcgcaataatagactagcgtgaccataagtttttctttcCCGCGACCcgtttcatttaacctaaatgcactcatggttgtcGTCTTCTTtttatgtaggtctattggaataacgtgtgtcagtgcattgagagcctatctaggacatgatctgattgcaccgaccgttattgcacaggctgatctatgtattctgccgagtaatttggtattgtactctctccctagagctttccacccaactaccgaaccatacgataaaatgggtcgtataaccgccttatacagccataatgtatgcttaggttgaagaccccatcttcttccaagcatacgtttgcaggcatataaagcaatttctgctttccttacccgttcttcgacgtttaacttccagctaagtttggagtccagaattacccctaagtactttgcactggttgatagtgacagagtttgtccgttgatatttggtagggtgaaagttggtatcttgtatctggtggtaaaaagcataagttatgttttacgcgggtttaaacttatccaacatcctgtggcccaagagttaagctcgcctaacgccctttcgatgatcccactgatcgtatttggacaccatctgacaccattaacaccacatcatcagcgtacgccaccacttttaccccacctccgttaagttttattaagattttgctgatcacacatagccaaagaagtggagataaaactcccccttgtggagtgcccccgtggacattcttagttatgttgatattacccatgttagctttgatgatcctggtttctagcatggagatgacccagttactaatgcaactgtccacttccaggtctatcaacgcccgttggatggcatctgtgctaacattgttaaaggcgccttcgatatccaagaatgccgccatggtataatgtttgctctctagagagccctctattgttcggattatctcgtgaagcgctgtctccgtatatttgcctttaaggtatgcgtgttgtgcagttgatataccagagctctccaaagagcttctgaggtgcatatccaaaagtctttcaaaagtttttaacaggaaagacgaaagactgattggcctgaagtccttcgctgattcatgtcctcttctacaTGCTTTTGGTAAGAAGACggccttgactagtttccagctatctggaatatggcctaagtttaaacacgctttaaaaatttcctctagccatggtaggatacagtccaaggtttcctgtaacatcttccgaatgatcccatctggccccggagatttaaagggtaagaaagatttgattgcccatgcaactttttctttggtaataatttcatttgcaagatgctgtggattatattggctccgcctaatgtttcccttctcactttcgtaagcgctgcatcccggaaaatgcgtgtttagcagaagctctagcgattcttctgctgtagcagtccaagttccattaggtttcttgacccaagaagccattgagtggtctttggaaagaacacggctgagcctagcagaatccctggtggattcgattgacgaacaaaattccctccagctctcttttttggtggccctgattgccttcttttactgtctccgactttctctgtacaattcccaatttcccgtcgagtagctgaggttaaacgttgatctagatttttcccttagttttaagagctcactgctccaccaaggagggtgagtttttttgctaaattttatggggcaggacgttttgtaggccctactaaatgccttttccagtgttatgaccttactctcaaggttttccgtgagagtgacTTGAGGGATAGGAATCTCTCCTATCCTcttgtttactgcatttttgaacctcttccagttggttcttatGGGATTTCGAAACAATAagggtggatctaccttaagatctaaatcgtagaggatccaactatgatcagaaaagtaccttttattggataccctccaattatctaccattactgagctattttcagacagtagaataacatcaatcacttcctcccatcctctgaagtactccgtactaggaaaggtgaaagtgggagtgttacccctgttacataccgataagtttgtattaataataaaattatataaagactcacctcggGCGTTTGTCTCAGAGCTTCCCCACAACGCATGCCTCGCGTTGGCGTCGCATCCGAGTAGCAGGATTTTGTTTCTGGTTCCTTCAAGCACAAGCCCATAAGCCTCCTCGGGcggtgctggccgatcatgtgccatatacagtggctcacagcttattttatgCAGTGCATAGTCTCAAATCCCAAGCTTTATAACTACAAAACTAAgaagaatttgaaaaagaaattggtaccattaaaaagataaaaaactcaaatttaacaaaataacttcatttattgtgaaaatatatatttaaataactttaaactACGAAAACCAAAAATACTGGTTAATTTCAGGTCACAGCTTATTTTATGCAGttacttataattataaaaaacttaatattaaacataatttgaagtatttttaatatttggtatgatAACCCTTGTTGTCTATAACAGATTTAAGGCGATTTTGCATTGATGTCACCAGTTTTTTGTAATATCTGGCGAAATATTCGTCCACTCCGTTTTCAGCGCCTCCTTTAGGTCGTTTTTGTTAGAAATCTTATGTTTCCGGATATTAGTTTCTAGTATAGACCACAAGTTTTCAATGACATTCAAGTCTGGCGACTGTGGCGGCGGCGTCATCAAGTGAGGACAGTTATATATTAGCCAGCTTTGTACAATACCCGCTT
Encoded here:
- the LOC129251356 gene encoding uncharacterized protein LOC129251356, with amino-acid sequence MESIHRLATTEALRSLDHVDLTLKLELVDNIRSNFELTQNRLEEEDPDELDSDARQQFLNIFISVKGAITRELQSNRLDSHLHSTTRNFSPQDSQSVVVLKQPKSCLPELKLPTFRGNYSDWPQFFSMFRTIIDREAELTKVEKLQHLRSCLADAALDTIKSLEIRESNYDKALELLNNRFDNKRLIFQAHIRELFGLESVEGKVATNLRRLTDKFLSHIRALQTLGSIEQLADSLLIHIVMQKLDSATQNLWEEKVSSNELPTWEGMALFLEKRCQTLENVAFATLGKTPTKQVSKYVNRNKSFVVSKPAQRSCVFCKHLDHLIYTCPSFAKLSPSERWKEAKNAELCLNCLKLGHRVQLCKSTHCFRCKGAHHTLLHKDIPEQPFQNASLAEKFPQPGSAASLVSMAPPCISNEHSSIKLNESVLLATAMVFVKNSVGCFIPCRAILDSASQLNFATSRLSNQLQLKKSKFPVVVSGIGESDTTVEYTINIIFKSIHSDYTNTITASIIPTITEQQPTTTFSISQWVIPKNIKLADPSFNTSRRIDLLIGAGIFFDLLCVGQIRLKEPTHILQKTRLGWIVSGGKQRCNISSSCAVSSKLVESNEPHGSLDQMVRSFWETENCLEGTTKVTKEELDCEIHFQTNHCRLGTGEYSVRLPVKLSPNMLGDSYQYALRRLISLERRLQRNDNVRLQYSAFMREYLDLKHMTLVDAIPNVPTYYLPHHCVFKEDSTTTKLRVVFDGSASTTSNYSLNEILMAGPTIQPKLAETLIRFRSRPIALTGDICKMYRCVRITSPDDYLQCILWRENPMKDVKTYKLETVTYGTRPASFLAIRAMHQLANDEAESYPLGAQIVLRDFYVDDMITGSDTAEEAIEIMGQTSQLLAKGNFKIRKWCSNDQAVIAQIPLADREKLLRFDDGSNITKALGLQWNTDHDLFFFAFTPFQKPTKITKRSALSIIARLYDPLGLVGPFVLKAKIFLQRLWMEKLDWDESLPMSHETSWENLCSQFNDVKHLTFPRFIAKRNASLELHAFCDASLSAYGTCVYIRASNGKSVCINLLCSKSRVAPIKSLTVPKLELCAAYLLAQLVHSIAQLNIFSCMFYCWSDSSIVLSWLKEDSSRFNVFVANRINNIQNLTDGMEWRYVPTAVNPADILSRGATPTELLNSSLWKHGPPFLSNPHNEWPKCCVRTQELPEIRKTFLLTTRSASDMSINCKYVNSFASMQRIYGYVYKFVKKDISEDVTDVEVEATDGVSIILASIYIAHDRPAPPEEARRLALEARNKNLLLGCDANARHSLWGSSETNEREVKPPPSPFLVRSTLGDGWK